A stretch of the Takifugu flavidus isolate HTHZ2018 chromosome 1, ASM371156v2, whole genome shotgun sequence genome encodes the following:
- the chaf1b gene encoding chromatin assembly factor 1 subunit B, with product MKVVTCEIAWHNKEPVYSLDFQHGCDGRVHRLATAGVDTAVRLWRVDQDGDGKAVVEFLSNLARHTKAVNVVRFSPNGELLASGGDDAVILLWKLNDSKEPEQTPVFQEDEDAQLNKESWSVFKTLRGHIEDVYDICWTRDGNFMVSGSVDNTAVMWDVNKGQKLCILNDHKSYVQGVTWDPLGQYVATLSCDRVMRVYSTHTKKKAFCISKMSSGPLADGEVKQYRMFHDDSMRSFFRRLSFTPDGSFLLVPAGCVEIGENIINTTYIFSRKSMKRPIAHLPCPTKATLAVRCCPVYFELRTKKGADGSSETLPNAFHLPYRMVFAVASEDSILLYDTQQTLPFGQVANIHYHTLSDLAWSRDGSFLAVSSTDGYCSFLSFSPGELGTPLKEPPTLEVFAPSNGVEKKGKKLARTSSPGNLTASPQCGHGKEIQSATPPEEKKGTPNAKTKPQPRRITLNTLEGWGKPTTSKTTTAQVHTTVSTSAPSTPHPHHVPLTPNNSFTTQPHISSLTPSTPKGKTTSAGSTTPKGVTPPKGPTPRRVPLTSVGLRSPADGSLFCTPSSTEKAKHERPSPPTDPVCQPPESKRSKPNEA from the exons ATGAAGGTGGTAACGTGTGAAATTGCTTGGCACAATAAGGAACCAGTTTACAGCCTGGACTTCCAGCACGGCTGTGATGGACGCGTTCATCGTTTGGCAACAGCTGGAGTGGACACAGCAGTCAGG TTGTGGCGTGTGGACCAAGATGGGGACGGAAAAGCAGTCGTTGAGTTTCTGTCCAACCTGGCCAGACATACCAAAGCTGTCAATGTGGTGCGCTTTAGCCCAAATGGAGAGCTGCTTGCCTCAGGAGGAGACG ATGCAGTGATTCTGCTGTGGAAGCTCAATGACTCTAAGGAGCCTGAACAGACTCCTGTGTttcaggaagatgaggatgcgCAGCTTAACAAAGAGAGCTGGTCTGTTTTCAAGACTCTAAG GGGACACATAGAAGATGTATATGACATCTGCTGGACACGAGATGGGAACTTCATGGTGTCTGGTTCTGTTGACAACACTGCTGTCATGTGGGACGTTAACAAAG GACAGAAACTGTGCATCTTGAATGACCATAAGAGCTACGTGCAGGGCGTGACCTGGGATCCTCTGGGCCAATATGTAGCCACTCTCAGCTGCGACAG AGTAATGCGTGTTTACAGTACTCACACCAAGAAGAAAGCCTTCTGCATCAGTAAAATGAGCTCAGGGCCACTTGCAGATGGAGAG GTCAAGCAGTACCGAATGTTTCACGATGACAGTATGAGGTCATTCTTTCGACGTCTTTCCTTCACACCAGATGGATCTTTCCTTCTCGTTCCAG CTGGCTGTGTAGAAATTGGAGAAAACATCATAAATACCACTTACATCTTTTCCAGGAAGAGTATGAAGAG GCCTATTGCCCACTTACCATGTCCAACCAAAGCCACGCTGGCAGTCCGGTGCTGCCCAGTATACTTTGAGCTCAGGACAAAGAAAGGAGCAG ATGGTTCTAGTGAGACTCTCCCCAATGCTTTTCACTTACCGTACCGCATGGTGTTTGCTGTGGCATCGGAGGACTCCATCTTATTATATGACACACAGCAGACGCTTCCCTTTGGCCAGGTGGCAAACATCCACTATCACACACTGAGTGACCTTGCATG GTCTCGTGATGGTTCCTTCCTggctgtgtcttccacagatggTTACTGCTCCTTCTTGTCCTTCTCTCCTGGGGAGCTGGGTACTCCTTTGAAGGAGCCCCCCACCCTGGAAGTCTTTGCCCCAAGCAATGGTGTTGAGAAAAAAGGCAAGAAATTGGCCAGGACTTCCTCTCCAGGGAACCTGACTGCCTCACCTCAGTGTGGTCATGGAAAGGAGATTCAATCTGCCACCCCtccagaggagaaaaagggCACCCCAAATGCAAAGACCAAGCCTCAGCCCCGCAGGATCACACTTAACACTCTGGAAGGATGGGGCAAGCCCACTACCTCCAAAACTACAACTGCTCAGGTGCACACCACAGTGAGCACCAGTGCCCCCTCCACTCCCCACCCACACCATGTCCCTCTCACTCCTAATAACTCCTTCACAACCCAGCCACACATCagctccctcactccctccacTCCTAAAGGCAAAACTACTTCAGCTGGTTCTACAACCCCAAAGGGTGTAACCCCACCAAAAGGACCCACCCCAAG GAGAGTGCCTTTGACTTCTGTGGGATTACGGTCCCCAGCTGATGGTTCGCTCTTCTGCACTCCCTCCTCTACCGAGAAGGCCAAGCATG AACGTCCCTCTCCACCCACTGACCCGGTGTGCCAGCCTCCAGAGTCTAAACGGTCCAAGCCCAACGAAGCCTGA
- the si:dkey-229b18.3 gene encoding uncharacterized protein si:dkey-229b18.3 — MAGDGSHAAYPDTEAFCPSEPWSDEVGGGDGETEKVGDSEGCGHFNPWPPRFEVRDGLLYRKKLERGFIRYREVLDEDRRHEAIGTIHRHQRPHQHHLSLEETYKCVAESYWWEGMYFQIRDFVLGCPECQSRHTKKKVGAKECVSKTMTSHSAEMLSKLRTQREAGLFCDITLRTNGRPFPAHRAVLAAVSDHFQEIFTEMDPNMKQDIDLTGFSEDSLRSLLDFSYSSTLCVRQEDLPEVMAMARHLGMWPALEACSALMNEQEQQLHRRRCFTSACAGACHECHHQQRNNRRKRVWGLEDNVDNNFSLAADASDGSVEGSPRRTLRRTPNPQDYNGLTLTPSHRMKLMDFKSPSSKKVSAPQHAVATPKSQKFSPISPPNTRLLRSTPGAAKEVRRLIPALESPRQKKKPLSVSQLICSPVKVKQEVVDVGEDEQDYERAQEKYRLMNVLGLQRTALLPRPEDLIGWRQKKRLRKLKANNYSLTKRRKPQPASTGRPFGSVTLSLPLCNPVNTCLLKKSGKNNPAGAGGVQQMKKRPKTVPRLVPPSDRSMRSKGAVPDIFLPSFSGRELRRSVRMRDRSPFPVQQPVRHHSNKTVVRNIIKIKPEPDEYEISGPPFSSSHTPEHSLYSQRTQMKNKVATETTKKLRYNSGRPATKAKVRQGSTMEVDRMKCKPREEGRKVGGHRVQGTVDPNLRVNKPDEFQFPQQAPPPSVCSHPLYRVIKKEPAEPVPVASFSDPPSPDRGKRQSKPPIKLLDSGFLFSFCRPAGLKKEEESVDICLTRSVSQISEAFAGEAPHRVLRARAPSAMAVIKKEQKERSVSQSTARRSKPKSRNGTVRLSRPAGPKASRTKPKQEKPCVMLDAIGRARLKQLRGPRSQAPKVPKASHTCLECPAVHEDCDALIMHRLRHVEGKHWPCPLCSKTFFRLRNVRNHIRTHDPKLYKCRSCIVAGS; from the exons ATGGCCGGCGATGGCAGCCACGCCGCGTACCCGGACACTGAGGCGTTTTGCCCGTCCGAACCCTGGTCGGATGAAGTCGGGGGTGGAGATGGGGAGACGGAGAAGGTCGGGGATTCAGAAGGGTGTGGACATTTCAACCCCTGGCCACCTCGCTTCGAGGTGAGGGACGGGTTGCTCTACCGCAAGAAGCTTGAGAGGGGCTTCATCCGCTACCGGGAGGTGTTGGATGAGGACCGGAGACATGAGGCCATCGGCACCATCCACCGGCACCAGCGGCCCCATCAGCATCACCTTTCCCTGGAAGAGACCTACAAATGTGTGGCTGAAAGCTACTGGTGGGAAG GGATGTACTTCCAAATAAGAGATTTTGTTCTTGGCTGTCCAGAATGTCAGAGTCGGCACACCAAGAAAAAG GTGGGGGCCAAAGAGTGCGTCTCAAAGACAATGACATCGCACAGTGCTGAGATGCTGAGCAAACTGAGGACTCAGCGGGAGGCAGGACTATTTTGCGACATTACGTTGCGCACGAACGGACGTCCTTTTCCGGCCCACCGGGCTGTTCTGGCAGCAGTCAGTGACCACTTTCAGGAAATCTTCACAGAAATGGACCCTAACATGAAACAAGACATAGATCTTACCG GTTTCAGCGAGGACAGCCTTCGGTCTCTGCTGGATTTCTCCTACTCCTCCACGCTGTGTGTTCGTCAGGAGGACCTGCCTGAAGTCATGGCCATGGCCCGTCACCTGGGCATGTGGCCCGCATTAGAAGCTTGCTCCGCTCTTATGAAtgagcaggaacagcagctccaTCGACGAAGGTGCTTTACCTCGGCCTGTGCTGGTGCATGTCACGAGTGTCATCACCAGCAGAGGAACAACAGAAGGAAAAGGGTTTGGGGGTTAGAGGACAACGTGGACAATAACTTCAGTCTGGCGGCGGATGCATCCGATGGCTCAGTTGAAGGAAGTCCGAGGCGCACATTGCGCAGAACCCCAAACCCTCAAGACTATAATGGCCTCACTTTGACCCCTTCGCATCGGATGAAGCTCATGGACTTTAAATCTCCCTCTTCCAAGAAGGTTAGTGCCCCTCAACATGCAGTTGCCACCCCAAAGTCCCAGAAATTCTCACCCATATCGCCGCCCAACACCCGTCTTCTTCGCTCCACTCCCGGGGCTGCAAAAGAAGTTCGGAGGTTGATCCCTGCTCTGGAATCCCCGAGACAGAAGAAAaagcccctctctgtctcccagcTGATTTGCAGCCCTGTCAAGGTGAAGCAGGAGGTGGTGGATGTGGGAGAAGACGAGCAAGATTACGAAAGAGCTCAGGAAAAGTACAGGCTGATGAACGTTCTTGGGTTACAAAGGACTGCTCTCCTCCCCAGACCAGAGGATTTGATCGGATGGAGGCAAAAGAAACGACTGAGGAAACTAAAGGCCAACAACTATTCCCTGACAAAGCGGCGGAAACCCCAGCCTGCCTCTACTGGACGACCATTCGGGTCTGTGACCCTGTCACTGCCCCTCTGCAACCCTGTAAACACTTGCCTCCTGAAGAAGTCTGGAAAGAACAACCCTGCGGGTGCAGGCGGTGTGCAACAGATGAAAAAGAGGCCGAAGACCGTCCCTCGACTTGTTCCTCCCAGCGACAGGAGCATGCGCAGTAAAGGTGCCGTTCCAGATATTTTCCTGCCTTCCTTCAGCGGTCGAGAGCTCAGACGGTCTGTGAGGATGAGGGACAGGTCCCCGTTTCCTGTCCAGCAACCGGTGCGACATCATTCCAACAAAACAGTCGTCCGAAACATCATCAAGATCAAACCCGAACCAGACGAATATGAAATCTCAGGACCACCTTTTTCATCGAGCCATACACCTGAACACTCTCTGTATTCACAGAGGACTCAAATGAAAAATAAGGTTGCCACAGAAACGACCAAAAAACTGCGCTACAACAGCGGGCGTCCAGCTACCAAGGCCAAAGTAAGGCAGGGCTCCACGATGGAGGTGGATAGGATGAAATGTAAGCccagggaggagggcaggaaggtgggggggcacCGGGTACAGGGGACTGTAGACCCCAATCTGAGGGTGAACAAACCTGATGAGTTCCAGTTTCCACAGCAGGCTCCACctccgtctgtctgcagccaccCTCTGTACAGGGTCATCAAAAAGGAGCCCGCAGAGCCGGTCCCAGTGGCCTCCTTCTCTGATCCTCCCTCCCCGGACCGGGGGAAGCGCCAGAGCAAGCCTCCCATCAAATTACTGGACTCAGGTTTTTTGTTTAGTTTCTGTCGACCGGCAGGAttgaaaaaggaggaggagagcgtgGACATCTGTTTAACGCGATCGGTGTCGCAGATCAGTGAGGCATTTGCAGGGGAGGCCCCTCACAGGGTGCTGAGAGCCCGAGCACCGTCCGCCATGGCGGTGATcaagaaggagcagaaggagagAAGCGTTAGCCAAAGCACAGCTCGCCGGTCTAAGCCAAAGTCCAGAAATGGCACCGTTCGTCTGTCCAGACCTGCTGGGCCAAAAGCCTCCAGGACCAAGCCAAAG CAAGAAAAACCCTGCGTCATGCTGGATGCCATAGGGAGAGCCCGGTTGAAGCAGCTTCGTGGTCCACGTAGTCAGGCTCCCAAAGTCCCGAAGGCGTCTCACACTTGCCTGGAGTGTCCAGCTGTCCACGAGGACTGTGATGCTCTGATCATGCATCGACTCAGACACGTTGAGGGGAAGCACTGGCCGTGCCCG CTCTGCAGTAAGACTTTCTTTCGATTGAGGAATGTACGGAACCACATCCGCACTCATGACCCCAAGTTGTACAAATGCCGGAGCTGCATTGTTGCTGGGTCttga